The following proteins are encoded in a genomic region of Mycobacterium kiyosense:
- a CDS encoding threonylcarbamoyl-AMP synthase yields the protein MTDTFDCADPDQRSRGIAAAAGALKAGRLVVMPTDTVYGVGADAFDSSAVDALLAAKGRGRDMPVGVLVGSWHTIEGLVYGMPDGARDLVRAFWPGALSLVVVQAPSLQWDLGDAHGTVMLRMPLHPVALELLREVGPMAVSSANVSGQPAAVDADEARRQLGPRVDVYLDAGPSAQQAASTIVDLSGSTPRILREGPVSTQRVAEVLGVDPASLIA from the coding sequence ATGACTGACACCTTCGACTGCGCCGACCCCGATCAGCGGTCGCGCGGAATCGCCGCCGCGGCGGGTGCGCTCAAGGCCGGACGACTGGTCGTCATGCCGACCGACACCGTCTACGGTGTGGGCGCCGACGCGTTCGACAGCTCCGCGGTGGACGCGCTGCTGGCGGCCAAAGGGCGCGGGCGCGACATGCCGGTAGGCGTCCTGGTCGGTTCCTGGCACACCATCGAAGGGCTGGTGTACGGGATGCCGGACGGCGCCCGCGACCTGGTCCGGGCGTTCTGGCCGGGTGCGCTGAGCTTGGTGGTGGTGCAGGCGCCGTCGCTGCAGTGGGATCTGGGCGACGCGCACGGCACGGTGATGCTGCGGATGCCGCTGCACCCGGTCGCCCTCGAGTTGCTGCGCGAGGTGGGGCCGATGGCAGTGTCCAGCGCCAACGTCTCGGGCCAGCCCGCCGCCGTCGACGCCGACGAGGCGCGCCGCCAACTCGGGCCGCGCGTCGACGTCTATCTCGACGCCGGCCCGTCCGCGCAGCAGGCCGCGTCGACGATCGTCGACCTGAGCGGCAGCACCCCGCGCATCCTGCGGGAAGGGCCGGTGAGCACCCAGCGGGTCGCCGAAGTACTGGGCGTCGACCCCGCCTCGCTGATCGCTTAG
- the hemK gene encoding release factor glutamine methyltransferase — MTRPATHGLRQAIASAAALLAEAGIDSARHDAELLAAHVAGVDRGRLALLDAPAEEFYGRYHDAVCARARRVPLQHLVGTVAFGPVLLQVGPGVFIPRPETEAMLEWARAQPLPVRPVIVDACTGSGALAVALAGHRPQARVVGIDDSAAALDYARRNAAGTAVELVRADVGTPGLLPELDGQVDLLVSNPPYVPDGAVLEPEVAQHDPHHAVFGGPDGMAVIAAVVEVAGRWLRPGGFFAVEHDDTTSGPTVEFLDKTGLFDDIVARTDLAGRPRFVTARRKSADD, encoded by the coding sequence ATGACCCGTCCGGCGACGCACGGCCTGCGGCAGGCGATCGCCTCCGCGGCGGCGCTGCTGGCCGAAGCGGGTATCGATTCCGCCCGCCACGACGCTGAACTGCTCGCCGCGCATGTGGCCGGTGTCGACCGCGGTCGCCTCGCGCTGCTCGACGCGCCCGCCGAAGAGTTCTACGGGCGCTACCACGACGCCGTCTGTGCCCGCGCTCGACGGGTCCCGCTGCAGCACCTGGTCGGGACCGTCGCGTTCGGTCCGGTGCTGCTGCAGGTCGGCCCGGGTGTCTTCATACCGCGCCCGGAGACCGAGGCCATGCTGGAATGGGCTAGGGCACAACCACTTCCGGTGCGTCCGGTGATCGTCGACGCATGCACCGGATCGGGCGCACTGGCCGTGGCGCTGGCCGGGCACCGCCCGCAGGCCCGGGTCGTCGGCATCGACGACTCCGCGGCGGCACTGGACTACGCGCGACGAAACGCCGCGGGCACCGCGGTGGAACTGGTGCGCGCCGACGTGGGTACGCCTGGGTTGCTGCCCGAACTCGACGGTCAGGTGGATCTGCTGGTTTCCAATCCGCCGTATGTTCCCGACGGCGCGGTGTTGGAACCCGAAGTGGCACAGCATGATCCGCATCATGCGGTGTTCGGCGGCCCGGACGGGATGGCGGTGATCGCGGCCGTCGTCGAAGTGGCCGGACGTTGGTTGCGGCCCGGCGGATTCTTCGCCGTCGAGCACGACGACACGACATCGGGGCCTACCGTCGAATTCTTGGACAAGACAGGATTATTCGATGACATCGTGGCCCGAACGGATCTCGCCGGCCGGCCGAGGTTCGTGACGGCCCGCAGAAAGAGTGCCGATGACTGA